The proteins below are encoded in one region of Vibrio sp. ED004:
- the murG gene encoding undecaprenyldiphospho-muramoylpentapeptide beta-N-acetylglucosaminyltransferase, with translation MKQNKKLLVMAGGTGGHVFPGLAVAKKLQQQGWKIRWLGTADRMEADLVPKHGIEIDFIKVKGLRGQGISKLIKAPFQIINAILQARQHIKAWQPDVVLGMGGYVSGPGGIAAWLSGIPVVLHEQNAVAGLTNQWLSKIAKKVFQAFPGAFPTAEVVGNPVREDVVALAEPEQRMAERDGDTRILVMGGSQGAKILNDTLPVTMAQLGEGFTVMHQAGKNNQQQVIEQYKSHSVDNVQVTEFIDDVAQAYEWADLLVCRSGALTVSEVSAAGVGSIFVPFMHKDRQQALNADHLVECGAALMIEQPQLTADKLANTIAELDRNELKMMATKARQAAKLDADVTVAEAIKALAK, from the coding sequence ATGAAACAAAACAAAAAACTTTTAGTGATGGCTGGTGGTACTGGCGGTCACGTTTTCCCAGGGTTAGCGGTAGCTAAAAAGCTTCAGCAGCAAGGTTGGAAAATTCGCTGGTTAGGAACCGCAGACAGAATGGAAGCGGATTTAGTGCCAAAGCATGGCATTGAGATCGACTTCATCAAAGTGAAAGGCCTTCGAGGTCAAGGTATTAGCAAGCTAATTAAAGCGCCGTTCCAGATTATCAATGCCATACTTCAAGCAAGGCAGCACATCAAAGCATGGCAGCCAGATGTGGTGCTTGGTATGGGCGGTTACGTAAGTGGTCCCGGCGGTATCGCGGCATGGTTGTCTGGCATTCCAGTGGTACTGCATGAGCAAAATGCAGTGGCAGGTTTAACTAACCAATGGCTGTCTAAAATTGCTAAAAAGGTATTCCAAGCTTTCCCTGGTGCGTTTCCTACTGCGGAAGTTGTAGGTAATCCTGTACGTGAAGATGTGGTTGCCTTAGCCGAACCAGAGCAACGCATGGCGGAGCGTGACGGCGATACTCGCATCTTGGTGATGGGCGGTAGCCAAGGCGCTAAGATCCTAAATGACACCTTGCCAGTGACTATGGCGCAGCTTGGCGAAGGCTTCACTGTGATGCACCAAGCGGGCAAGAACAACCAACAACAAGTCATTGAGCAATACAAATCACATTCTGTAGATAATGTTCAAGTGACTGAATTTATTGATGATGTGGCGCAAGCTTATGAGTGGGCAGATCTATTAGTGTGTCGCTCAGGTGCATTAACCGTATCAGAAGTGTCTGCGGCGGGTGTGGGCTCTATATTTGTTCCGTTTATGCACAAAGACAGACAACAAGCGCTGAACGCCGATCACTTAGTTGAGTGTGGCGCAGCGTTAATGATTGAACAGCCTCAATTGACGGCTGATAAGCTAGCGAACACGATCGCCGAGCTTGATAGAAATGAATTAAAAATGATGGCAACAAAAGCTCGTCAAGCAGCCAAGCTTGATGCTGATGTGACCGTCGCTGAAGCGATTAAAGCTTTAGCAAAATAA
- the murC gene encoding UDP-N-acetylmuramate--L-alanine ligase — translation MTIEHTQDLAQIRAMVPEMRRVKSIHFIGIGGAGMSGIAEVLLNEGYQITGSDIAQNPVTDRLVSKGATVYIGHQASNVADASVVVVSTAINEENPEIIAAREARTPIVRRAEMLAELMRFRHGIAVAGTHGKTTTTALVTQIYSEAGLDPTFVNGGLVKSAGTNARLGSSRILIAEADESDASFLHLQPMVSIVTNIEADHMDTYGGDFETLKQTFIDFLHNLPFYGQAVMCVDDPVVRELIPQVSRQVITYGFSEDADIRIENYVQEGQQGKFTVVREGKANLDITLNIPGRHNALNASAAIAVATEDDISDEAILKAMAGTEGTGRRFDHLGEYETGKGVAMLVDDYGHHPTEVDVTIQAARSGWADKRLVMIFQPHRYSRTRDLYDDFANVLEQVDVLILLDVYSAGEKPIAGADGRSLSRTIRGRGKIDPIFVADINTLPSVLANVIQGGDLVLTQGAGDVGRVAKQLESLQLDINKMQNA, via the coding sequence ATGACGATTGAACATACCCAAGACTTAGCGCAAATCCGTGCAATGGTGCCAGAGATGCGCCGTGTTAAATCTATCCACTTCATTGGTATTGGTGGTGCAGGCATGAGCGGGATCGCTGAAGTCCTGCTAAATGAAGGCTACCAAATCACAGGTTCTGATATTGCTCAAAATCCAGTGACAGATCGTTTAGTTAGCAAGGGCGCTACCGTTTACATTGGTCACCAAGCAAGTAACGTTGCCGATGCAAGTGTGGTGGTGGTATCAACCGCTATCAACGAAGAAAACCCAGAGATTATTGCTGCTCGTGAAGCGCGCACACCTATCGTTCGTCGTGCAGAAATGCTGGCTGAGCTGATGCGTTTTCGTCATGGTATTGCTGTGGCAGGTACGCACGGTAAAACAACAACAACGGCTTTGGTTACACAGATTTATTCTGAAGCGGGCTTAGATCCAACCTTCGTCAACGGTGGTTTGGTGAAAAGTGCAGGCACAAACGCACGTTTAGGTTCGAGCCGTATCCTTATCGCTGAAGCCGATGAAAGTGATGCGTCATTCTTACATCTGCAACCTATGGTTAGTATCGTAACTAACATTGAAGCGGATCATATGGATACTTACGGCGGTGACTTCGAAACGTTAAAGCAGACGTTTATTGATTTCTTACACAACCTGCCGTTCTACGGTCAGGCTGTGATGTGTGTAGATGATCCTGTTGTACGTGAACTTATCCCTCAGGTAAGCCGCCAAGTGATTACTTACGGTTTCTCAGAAGATGCAGATATCCGTATTGAAAACTACGTACAAGAAGGTCAACAAGGCAAGTTTACGGTTGTACGTGAAGGTAAAGCGAACTTAGATATCACGTTGAACATTCCAGGTCGCCACAACGCATTGAATGCCTCTGCGGCGATTGCGGTTGCGACTGAAGACGACATCAGCGATGAAGCGATTCTAAAAGCGATGGCGGGAACCGAAGGTACTGGTCGTCGTTTCGATCACCTTGGTGAGTACGAAACGGGTAAAGGCGTGGCGATGTTGGTCGATGATTACGGTCATCACCCAACGGAAGTGGATGTGACGATTCAAGCGGCTCGCAGTGGCTGGGCTGACAAACGTCTCGTGATGATCTTCCAACCACACCGCTACAGCCGAACGCGTGATCTGTATGATGATTTTGCGAACGTTCTTGAACAGGTTGATGTCTTAATCTTATTAGATGTGTATTCAGCAGGTGAGAAACCAATTGCAGGGGCTGACGGACGTTCACTAAGTCGAACTATTCGTGGGCGTGGTAAGATTGATCCAATCTTTGTTGCTGATATCAACACTCTGCCATCGGTTCTAGCGAACGTAATTCAAGGCGGCGACCTTGTTTTAACACAGGGTGCAGGTGATGTTGGTCGTGTAGCTAAGCAACTTGAATCGCTACAATTAGACATTAATAAAATGCAGAACGCGTAA
- a CDS encoding cell division protein FtsQ/DivIB, translating to MVESTFSENRHLFSLPSLKKHALGGSFFVMVLLFIGFLFYTTLTWMWDDQRLPLSKIVLQGDLTYVTAGDVQHAFGELEHIGTFMSQDIGVLQDSLEALPWVSVVSIRKQWPDTIKVFLTEYHAAAIWNGNMLLNDDGQVFNGDIGLLKGDRVKLYGPDGTSQEVIEKWRQITPLINSLGLTVTSLVLNERRAWQIILDNGIRLELGKDSLDERVERFISLYNELGSKANQVSYIDLRYDTGAAVGWFPEQELEESTDD from the coding sequence TTGGTAGAAAGTACTTTTAGCGAAAACCGCCACCTATTCAGTTTACCATCGCTCAAGAAACACGCCTTAGGCGGGTCTTTTTTTGTCATGGTATTGCTATTCATTGGGTTTCTTTTCTATACCACACTGACTTGGATGTGGGACGATCAGCGATTGCCTCTCTCCAAAATAGTACTTCAAGGCGACTTAACTTACGTAACCGCTGGTGATGTTCAACATGCCTTTGGCGAGCTTGAACACATTGGAACATTTATGTCGCAAGACATCGGCGTGTTGCAAGACAGTTTAGAAGCGTTACCTTGGGTATCTGTTGTCTCTATTCGTAAGCAGTGGCCAGACACAATAAAAGTATTTTTGACTGAGTACCATGCGGCAGCAATCTGGAACGGCAACATGCTGCTGAATGACGATGGTCAGGTGTTCAATGGTGATATCGGCCTATTAAAGGGCGATAGAGTTAAGCTTTACGGCCCAGACGGCACCAGTCAAGAAGTGATAGAAAAGTGGCGACAGATAACCCCTTTGATTAACAGTCTTGGGTTAACCGTTACCTCGCTCGTTCTCAATGAGCGTCGCGCTTGGCAAATAATCCTAGATAACGGTATCCGTTTAGAACTAGGTAAAGATTCCTTAGATGAGCGTGTTGAACGCTTCATTTCGCTTTACAACGAGTTAGGTAGTAAGGCGAATCAAGTGAGCTACATCGACCTCAGGTATGATACGGGAGCCGCTGTAGGCTGGTTTCCAGAGCAAGAGTTAGAAGAGAGTACAGATGACTAA
- the ftsA gene encoding cell division protein FtsA, translated as MTKTADDNIIVGLDIGTATISALVGEILPDGQINIIGSGQSPSRGMDKGGVNDLESVVKSVQRAIDQAELMAECQISNVFISLSGKHIASRIEKGMGTISDEEVSQDDMDRAIHTAKSIKIGDEQRILHVIPQEFTIDYQEGIKNPLGLSGVRMEVSVHLISCHSDMARNIIKAVERCGLTVEQIVFSGLASSNAVITEDERELGVCVVDIGAGTMDISIWTGGALRHTEVFSYAGNAVTSDIAFAFGTPVSDAEEIKVNHGCALSELVSKDDSVNVPSVGGRPSRSLQRQTLSEVIEPRYTELMGLVNQTIDTVQLQLRDEGIKHHLAAGVVLTGGAAQIDGLVECAERVFRNQVRVGKPLEVSGLTDYVKEPYHSTAVGLLHYARDCQISDEGDYSEPKRSAPSMSGLFGKLRNWIQKEF; from the coding sequence ATGACTAAGACCGCAGATGACAACATAATCGTTGGTCTTGATATAGGCACTGCGACCATATCAGCTCTGGTTGGTGAAATATTGCCTGATGGTCAAATCAATATCATTGGTTCTGGGCAAAGCCCATCCAGAGGTATGGATAAAGGTGGTGTAAACGACCTAGAGTCGGTAGTTAAGTCGGTTCAGCGAGCTATTGATCAAGCAGAGTTGATGGCGGAATGCCAAATCAGCAATGTGTTTATCTCGCTATCGGGCAAACATATCGCAAGCCGAATTGAAAAAGGCATGGGTACTATCTCTGATGAAGAGGTGTCCCAAGACGATATGGATCGAGCGATCCATACCGCGAAATCAATTAAAATAGGTGATGAGCAGAGAATTCTGCACGTGATCCCACAAGAATTTACCATTGATTATCAAGAAGGGATTAAGAACCCACTTGGCTTATCTGGTGTTCGAATGGAAGTCAGCGTTCACCTAATTTCTTGCCATAGCGACATGGCGAGAAACATTATTAAAGCTGTTGAACGATGTGGTCTCACAGTAGAACAGATCGTGTTTTCAGGACTTGCCTCAAGTAATGCGGTAATTACTGAAGACGAGAGAGAGCTTGGAGTATGTGTGGTGGATATCGGCGCGGGTACGATGGATATTTCCATTTGGACTGGCGGCGCACTGCGACACACAGAAGTCTTTTCCTACGCAGGAAATGCAGTAACCAGTGATATTGCCTTCGCTTTCGGCACGCCAGTGAGCGATGCTGAAGAGATAAAAGTAAACCATGGTTGCGCTCTGAGTGAACTCGTAAGCAAGGATGACTCTGTTAACGTCCCAAGTGTTGGTGGTCGCCCATCGAGAAGTTTGCAACGACAAACTTTGTCGGAAGTGATTGAACCACGTTACACTGAACTTATGGGGCTCGTTAACCAAACTATTGATACGGTTCAATTACAGCTACGAGATGAAGGTATTAAACACCACCTTGCAGCTGGCGTCGTTCTCACTGGTGGAGCGGCACAAATTGACGGATTGGTAGAGTGTGCGGAACGTGTTTTCCGCAATCAAGTTCGAGTTGGTAAGCCATTAGAAGTTAGTGGCTTAACTGACTATGTTAAAGAGCCGTATCATTCTACGGCGGTTGGTTTACTTCATTACGCAAGAGATTGTCAGATCAGTGATGAAGGTGATTACAGCGAACCTAAGCGTTCAGCACCTTCTATGTCTGGTTTATTTGGCAAATTGCGTAATTGGATACAAAAAGAGTTTTAA
- the ftsZ gene encoding cell division protein FtsZ yields the protein MFEPMMEMSDDAVIKVVGVGGGGGNAVEHMVRESIEGVEFISVNTDAQALRKTSVSSVIQIGGDITKGLGAGANPQVGRDAALEDRERIKEVLTGADMVFIAAGMGGGTGTGAAPVIAEVAKELGVLTVAVVTKPFSFEGKKRLAFAEQGIEELSKHVDSLITIPNEKLLKVLGRGVTLLEAFASANDVLKNAVQGIAELITRPGMINVDFADVRTVMSEMGHAMMGSGIAKGEDRAEEAAETAISSPLLEDIDLAGARGVLVNITAGLDMRLDEFETVGNTVKAFASDNATVVIGTSLDPDMTDEIRVTVVATGIGTEKKPDITLVAGGKAKVAPTPQPQVAAQTAPKVEEKVAPPLQEKTEVKPQVKPQPTTSPVSSGTGASQSAAPKAEKESGYLDIPAFLRRQAD from the coding sequence ATGTTTGAACCGATGATGGAAATGTCTGACGATGCAGTAATTAAAGTCGTTGGAGTTGGTGGCGGTGGCGGTAACGCTGTTGAGCACATGGTACGTGAATCAATCGAAGGCGTAGAATTCATCAGTGTTAACACTGATGCCCAAGCACTTCGTAAAACAAGCGTGAGCAGCGTGATCCAAATTGGTGGTGATATCACTAAAGGTTTGGGCGCTGGTGCAAACCCACAAGTAGGCCGTGATGCAGCTCTCGAAGATCGAGAAAGAATTAAAGAAGTTCTAACTGGCGCCGATATGGTATTTATCGCAGCTGGTATGGGCGGTGGTACTGGTACAGGTGCTGCTCCAGTTATTGCTGAAGTTGCGAAAGAGTTGGGTGTGCTAACGGTTGCTGTTGTAACTAAGCCATTCAGCTTTGAAGGCAAAAAGCGTTTAGCGTTTGCTGAGCAAGGTATCGAAGAGCTTTCTAAGCATGTGGATTCTTTAATTACGATTCCAAATGAAAAGCTACTTAAAGTACTTGGCCGCGGCGTAACACTGCTAGAAGCTTTCGCAAGTGCAAACGATGTACTTAAAAACGCTGTACAAGGTATCGCTGAGCTAATTACTCGCCCTGGTATGATTAACGTCGATTTCGCGGATGTTCGCACCGTAATGTCTGAGATGGGTCATGCAATGATGGGTAGCGGTATCGCAAAAGGTGAAGACCGTGCTGAAGAAGCTGCTGAAACGGCAATTTCTAGCCCACTACTAGAAGACATCGACCTAGCTGGTGCACGTGGCGTTCTTGTGAACATCACAGCAGGCCTAGATATGCGTCTAGATGAGTTCGAAACAGTAGGTAACACAGTTAAGGCATTCGCATCTGATAACGCAACAGTTGTGATTGGTACTTCTCTAGACCCTGATATGACGGATGAAATCCGTGTAACTGTTGTTGCAACAGGTATCGGTACAGAGAAAAAACCAGACATTACTTTAGTTGCTGGTGGTAAAGCTAAGGTTGCACCAACTCCTCAACCACAGGTAGCGGCTCAAACTGCACCAAAAGTGGAAGAGAAAGTGGCACCGCCATTGCAAGAAAAAACTGAGGTTAAACCTCAAGTTAAGCCACAGCCAACAACGTCACCTGTTTCTTCAGGTACAGGCGCTAGCCAAAGTGCAGCACCTAAAGCTGAGAAAGAGAGTGGATATTTAGATATTCCAGCATTCTTACGACGTCAGGCTGATTAA
- the lpxC gene encoding UDP-3-O-acyl-N-acetylglucosamine deacetylase: protein MIRQRTLKEIVKTTGVGLHSGRKVTLTLRPAAANTGIVYRRTDVNPPVDFPADPASVRDTMLCTALVNDEGVRISTVEHLNAALAGMGIDNIIVEVDAPEIPIMDGSASPFVYLLQQAGVETLNAAKRFIRIKKPIRFEDGDKWAEFVPFNGFRMDFEIDFNHPAIESDEQRLLFDFSSQGFVKEISRARTFGFMRDIEYLQSQNLVLGGSFDNAIVLDEYRILNEEGLRFDNEFVTHKVLDAIGDLYMCGHAIIGEFRAYKSGHGLNNQLLRAVLADAEAWEWATFEEEVGSPVAFAEPGMVLA from the coding sequence ATGATCAGACAACGTACTCTGAAAGAAATTGTGAAAACAACTGGTGTGGGTCTCCACTCTGGTCGTAAAGTCACACTTACTCTTCGCCCGGCAGCTGCAAATACAGGCATTGTTTATCGTCGTACAGATGTAAATCCACCTGTAGATTTCCCAGCTGATCCAGCATCAGTTCGTGACACTATGTTATGTACTGCTCTTGTTAATGACGAAGGCGTACGTATCTCTACAGTGGAACACCTTAACGCAGCTCTAGCGGGCATGGGCATCGACAACATTATTGTTGAAGTAGATGCACCAGAGATCCCAATTATGGATGGTAGCGCAAGCCCATTCGTATACTTGCTACAGCAAGCGGGTGTAGAAACACTGAATGCAGCGAAGCGTTTTATTCGTATCAAAAAGCCTATCCGTTTTGAAGATGGCGATAAATGGGCAGAGTTTGTTCCATTTAACGGCTTCCGTATGGACTTTGAGATCGACTTTAACCACCCAGCAATTGAATCTGATGAGCAACGTTTGTTGTTTGATTTCTCTTCACAAGGCTTTGTGAAAGAAATCTCTCGCGCTCGTACTTTCGGCTTCATGCGCGATATTGAGTATCTACAATCTCAAAACCTAGTACTTGGTGGTAGCTTCGATAACGCTATCGTTCTAGACGAATACCGAATTCTTAATGAAGAAGGTCTGCGTTTTGACAATGAGTTCGTAACTCACAAAGTACTGGATGCGATTGGTGACTTGTACATGTGTGGACACGCTATTATTGGTGAGTTCCGTGCATACAAATCAGGTCACGGCCTAAACAACCAACTACTACGTGCAGTACTTGCTGACGCAGAAGCTTGGGAATGGGCAACATTCGAAGAAGAAGTAGGCTCTCCTGTTGCATTTGCTGAGCCAGGAATGGTTCTAGCGTAA
- the secA gene encoding preprotein translocase subunit SecA — protein sequence MITKLLTKVIGSRNDRTLRRLRKIVKEINNYEPTFEALSDEELKAKTVEFRERLDKGESLDQLLPEAFATVREASKRVYGMRHFDVQMIGGMVLNAGQIAEMRTGEGKTLTATLPAYLNALPSKGVHVVTVNDYLAKRDAETNRPLFEFLGMTVGVNVPNMAPPEKKEAYQADILYGTNNEFGFDYLRDNMAFRAEDRVQRERFFAVVDEVDSILIDEARTPLIISGPAEDSSDLYTRINTLIPNLERQDKEDSEEYRGEGHYTMDEKSKQVHLTENGQEFVEELMVKNGLMEEGDTLYSPTNISLLHHVNAALRAHVLFEKNVDYIVTEDGEVVIVDEHTGRTMPGRRWSEGLHQAVEAKEGVKIQNENQTLASITFQNFFRLYEKLSGMTGTADTEAFEFQSIYGLETVVIPTNKPMVRNDMPDVVYRTEEDKFNAIIEDIKDRVAAGQPSLVGTVSIEKSELLSNALKKAKIKHNVLNAKFHEMEAEIVAQAGTPSAVTIATNMAGRGTDIVLGGSWQAQVEKLDNPTQEQIDKIKADWRVIHDKVLESGGLHIIGTERHESRRIDNQLRGRSGRQGDAGSSRFYLSMEDSLLRIFTSDRMAGLIQSGMDEGEAIESKMLSRSIEKAQRKVEGRNFDIRKQLLEYDDVANDQRKVVYELRDELMSSDDISEMIEHNREDVFTSVIDEYIAPQSLEDMWDIAGLQDRLKNDFDLEFDIQGWLDEDDKLYEEALRERILGMAVDSYKQKEEVVGAQVLRNFEKSVMLQTLDGLWKEHLAAMDHLRQGIHLRGYAQKNPKQEYKRESFELFEGLLEVLKSDVITILSKVRVQQQEEVEKMEAQRQAQAEEAARRAQAQHATAENQLGDDEAEAASPQTVVRDERKVGRNEPCPCGSGKKYKQCHGKID from the coding sequence ATGATTACTAAGCTGCTGACAAAGGTAATTGGCAGTCGCAATGACAGAACACTGCGCCGCCTTAGAAAAATTGTAAAAGAAATTAATAACTACGAACCAACGTTTGAAGCACTTTCAGACGAAGAGCTAAAAGCAAAAACGGTTGAGTTTCGTGAGCGCTTAGACAAAGGTGAATCGCTAGACCAACTTCTACCGGAAGCATTTGCTACGGTACGTGAAGCGTCTAAGCGTGTTTACGGCATGCGTCACTTTGACGTGCAAATGATTGGTGGCATGGTTCTAAATGCTGGCCAAATTGCAGAAATGCGTACTGGTGAAGGTAAGACTCTTACAGCAACCTTACCAGCTTATCTTAACGCCCTACCTAGCAAAGGTGTTCACGTAGTAACGGTGAACGACTACCTAGCGAAGCGTGATGCGGAAACAAACCGCCCATTATTTGAATTCCTTGGTATGACGGTTGGCGTGAACGTGCCAAACATGGCTCCGCCAGAGAAAAAAGAAGCGTACCAAGCTGACATCCTATACGGAACAAACAACGAGTTTGGTTTCGATTACCTACGTGACAACATGGCTTTCCGTGCTGAAGACCGTGTTCAACGCGAACGCTTCTTTGCTGTTGTCGATGAAGTTGACTCAATCTTAATCGATGAAGCTCGTACTCCACTAATTATCTCTGGTCCTGCTGAAGATAGCTCAGATCTTTACACGCGTATTAACACGTTAATTCCTAACCTTGAGCGCCAAGATAAAGAAGATTCTGAAGAGTACCGTGGTGAAGGTCACTACACCATGGACGAGAAATCGAAGCAGGTTCACCTGACTGAAAACGGTCAAGAATTTGTAGAAGAGCTAATGGTGAAAAACGGTCTGATGGAAGAGGGTGACACGCTTTACTCTCCAACAAACATCAGCCTACTGCACCATGTTAATGCAGCGCTTCGTGCACACGTATTGTTCGAGAAGAACGTAGACTACATCGTTACTGAAGACGGCGAAGTCGTTATCGTTGATGAACATACTGGTCGTACAATGCCAGGTCGTCGTTGGTCTGAAGGTTTACACCAAGCTGTTGAAGCGAAAGAAGGTGTGAAGATTCAGAATGAAAACCAGACGCTAGCATCGATTACTTTCCAAAACTTCTTCCGTCTATACGAAAAACTGTCAGGTATGACAGGTACAGCCGATACAGAAGCTTTCGAATTCCAGTCTATCTACGGCCTAGAAACTGTGGTTATCCCAACCAACAAGCCTATGGTTCGTAACGATATGCCAGATGTGGTTTATCGTACTGAAGAAGACAAGTTCAATGCGATCATTGAAGACATTAAAGACCGTGTTGCTGCTGGTCAGCCATCATTGGTTGGTACAGTTTCTATCGAGAAATCTGAGCTACTGTCTAACGCACTGAAAAAAGCAAAAATTAAGCACAACGTTCTAAACGCTAAGTTCCACGAAATGGAAGCTGAGATCGTTGCACAAGCGGGTACGCCAAGCGCGGTAACTATCGCAACGAACATGGCCGGTCGTGGTACCGATATCGTGTTAGGTGGCAGCTGGCAGGCACAAGTTGAGAAGCTAGATAACCCAACTCAAGAGCAGATCGATAAGATCAAAGCTGACTGGAGAGTAATCCACGATAAAGTACTTGAGTCAGGTGGTCTGCACATCATTGGTACTGAGCGTCATGAATCTCGCCGTATCGATAACCAGCTACGTGGTCGTTCTGGTCGTCAAGGTGATGCAGGTTCTTCTCGTTTCTACCTATCAATGGAAGACTCACTGCTACGTATCTTCACATCAGATCGTATGGCAGGTCTTATCCAAAGTGGTATGGACGAAGGCGAAGCGATCGAATCTAAGATGCTTTCTCGCTCAATTGAAAAAGCACAACGTAAAGTTGAAGGTCGTAACTTCGATATTCGTAAGCAGCTTCTTGAGTACGATGATGTAGCCAATGACCAACGTAAAGTGGTTTATGAGCTTCGTGATGAACTGATGAGTTCTGACGACATCAGCGAAATGATCGAACATAACCGTGAAGACGTGTTTACTTCGGTTATCGATGAGTACATTGCTCCTCAATCGCTTGAAGATATGTGGGATATCGCTGGTCTGCAAGATCGCCTGAAGAACGACTTCGATCTAGAGTTCGATATTCAAGGTTGGTTGGACGAAGACGACAAGCTTTACGAAGAAGCACTGCGCGAACGTATCCTAGGTATGGCGGTTGATTCTTACAAACAGAAAGAAGAAGTGGTTGGTGCTCAAGTACTACGTAACTTCGAGAAATCTGTAATGCTACAAACGCTAGATGGCCTTTGGAAAGAGCACTTGGCTGCTATGGATCACCTTCGTCAAGGTATCCACCTACGTGGTTACGCTCAGAAGAACCCGAAACAAGAGTACAAGCGCGAGTCGTTTGAGCTGTTTGAAGGTCTACTAGAAGTACTGAAATCAGATGTTATTACCATCCTTTCTAAAGTTCGCGTTCAGCAACAAGAAGAAGTAGAAAAGATGGAAGCTCAACGTCAAGCTCAAGCTGAAGAAGCGGCGCGTCGTGCACAAGCACAACATGCAACGGCTGAAAATCAGTTGGGTGATGATGAAGCTGAAGCAGCATCTCCACAAACGGTAGTACGTGATGAGCGTAAAGTGGGTCGTAACGAACCATGCCCATGTGGTAGTGGCAAAAAATACAAACAGTGTCACGGTAAAATTGACTAA
- the mutT gene encoding 8-oxo-dGTP diphosphatase MutT, translating into MKRIHIVAGIIFNQDKSQVFITKRPDDKHKGGFWEFPGGKVEAGETIEQAMTRELDEEVGIKVTEQSLFEHLEFDYTDKSLKFDFILVTDFEEQPYGKEGQQGEWVSLESLNQYAFPEANVPILERVVKEFS; encoded by the coding sequence ATGAAAAGAATCCATATTGTAGCGGGCATTATCTTTAACCAAGATAAGTCACAGGTATTTATCACTAAGCGCCCAGACGACAAGCATAAGGGCGGTTTTTGGGAGTTCCCTGGCGGCAAGGTTGAAGCGGGCGAAACCATTGAACAAGCAATGACTCGTGAGTTGGATGAAGAGGTTGGCATTAAGGTGACAGAACAGTCTCTGTTTGAACACCTTGAATTTGATTACACCGATAAGTCGCTTAAGTTTGATTTCATCCTTGTGACCGATTTTGAAGAGCAGCCTTATGGCAAAGAAGGTCAACAAGGTGAATGGGTAAGCCTAGAATCATTGAATCAATACGCCTTCCCTGAAGCAAATGTGCCAATTTTAGAGCGAGTGGTAAAAGAGTTTTCGTAA
- the dapB gene encoding 4-hydroxy-tetrahydrodipicolinate reductase: MEIFAVVRIAIAGAAGRMGRNLVKAAHHNSEASVGAGSERPESSLVGVDVGELCGEGRFDVALVDDLSKAIEEFDVIVDFTAPVSTLANIELCKRHGKKLIIGTTGFSEEEKQVIDAASKEMPIVMAPNYSVGVNLVFKLLEKAAKVMGDYCDVEIVEAHHRHKVDAPSGTAIGMGEAIAGAMGNELNDVAVWSREGITGERTKDEIGFATIRAGDIIGEHTAMFADIGERVEITHKATDRMTFANGAIKAAVWLNDKPAGFYTMTDVLGLNDL, encoded by the coding sequence ATGGAGATATTCGCAGTGGTAAGAATTGCAATTGCAGGAGCAGCGGGCCGCATGGGTCGCAACTTGGTGAAAGCCGCTCATCATAATTCAGAAGCAAGTGTTGGTGCTGGCTCAGAGCGTCCAGAGTCATCTTTGGTTGGTGTTGATGTTGGCGAGTTATGTGGTGAAGGTCGTTTTGATGTCGCTCTAGTGGATGACTTGTCTAAAGCCATCGAAGAGTTTGATGTGATTGTCGATTTTACTGCCCCTGTTAGCACATTAGCGAATATTGAACTTTGTAAACGTCACGGTAAAAAGCTGATCATTGGTACGACGGGTTTCTCTGAAGAAGAGAAACAGGTGATTGATGCGGCTTCAAAAGAGATGCCTATCGTAATGGCACCTAACTACAGTGTCGGTGTGAACCTGGTATTTAAGCTGCTAGAAAAGGCCGCTAAAGTGATGGGCGATTACTGTGATGTTGAGATCGTTGAGGCTCACCACCGTCATAAAGTCGATGCTCCTTCTGGTACAGCGATTGGCATGGGCGAAGCGATTGCTGGTGCGATGGGCAATGAGCTTAATGATGTAGCCGTATGGTCACGTGAAGGTATTACTGGTGAGCGTACGAAAGATGAGATTGGTTTCGCTACTATTCGTGCCGGTGACATTATTGGTGAACACACCGCTATGTTTGCTGATATCGGTGAGCGAGTCGAAATTACTCATAAAGCCACGGACCGAATGACTTTCGCTAATGGCGCAATCAAGGCTGCAGTCTGGTTAAATGATAAACCAGCCGGCTTTTATACCATGACTGATGTCCTAGGTTTGAATGACCTGTAA